A genomic region of Populus nigra chromosome 11, ddPopNigr1.1, whole genome shotgun sequence contains the following coding sequences:
- the LOC133706230 gene encoding ras-related protein RABA1f-like: MGAYRADDDYDYLFKLVLIGDSGVGKSNLLSRFTRNEFSLESKSTIGVEFATRSIHVDDKVVKAQIWDTAGQERYRAITSAYYRGAVGALLVYDVTRHVTFENVERWLKELRDHTDSNIVIMLVGNKADLRHLRAVTTEDATAFAERENTFFMETSALESLNVENAFTEVLTQIHRVVSRKALDVGDDPAALPKGQTITVGKDDVSAVKKVGCCSA, from the exons ATGGGTGCTTACAGGGCAGATGATGACTATGATTATCTATTCAAGTTAGTGTTGATAGGTGATTCTGGTGTTGGAAAATCCAATCTTTTATCAAGATTTACAAGGAATGAATTCAGTTTGGAATCCAAATCCACTATTGGAGTTGAATTTGCCACTCGTAGTATCCATGTTGATGATAAAGTTGTCAAAGCTCAGATTTGGGACACTGCTGGCCAAGAAAG ATACCGTGCAATTACTAGTGCATATTATCGAGGAGCTGTTGGCGCCTTGCTTGTCTATGATGTCACTCGACATGTCACTTTTGAGAATGTGGAGAGATGGCTAAAGGAACTTCGTGATCACACTGATTCAAACATTGTGATTATGCTTGTGGGAAACAAAGCAGATTTGCGTCACTTGCGTGCAGTTACTACTGAGGATGCCACTGCCTTTGCTGAGagagaaaatacttttttcatGGAGACCTCTGCCCTAGAGTCCTTGAATGTTGAAAATGCTTTCACTGAAGTGCTCACTCAGATTCATCGTGTAGTCAGCCGGAAGGCTCTTGATGTTGGGGATGATCCTGCAGCCTTGCCCAAGGGACAGACTATTACTGTCGGCAAAGATGATGTATCAGCTGTGAAAAAGGTTGGATGCTGCTCCGCATAG
- the LOC133668324 gene encoding rac-like GTP-binding protein RAC2, whose protein sequence is MSTARFIKCVTVGDGAVGKTCMLISYTSNTFPTDYVPTVFDNFSANVVVHGSTVNLGLWDTAGQEDYNRLRPLSYRGADVFLLAFSLISKASYENIAKKWISELRHYAPAVPIVLVGTKLDLRNDRQYLIDHPGAAPITTAQGEELKKMIGAAVYLECSSKTQQNVKGVFDAAIKVVLQPPKPKKRRQKRRAPCVFL, encoded by the exons ATGAGCACAGCTAGGTTCATCAAGTGTGTCACTGTTGGGGATGGAGCTGTTGGCAAGACATGCATGCTCATCTCTTACACAAGCAACACTTTCCCTACT GATTATGTACCTACAGTGTTTGACAACTTCAGTGCTAATGTGGTGGTCCATGGCAGCACAGTGAATCTTGGATTATGGGATACTGCAG GACAGGAGGATTATAACAGGTTGAGGCCTCTGAGTTATAGAGGTGCAGATGTGTTCTTGCTGGCCTTTTCTCTAATCAGCAAAGCTAGCTATGAGAACATTGCAAAGAAG TGGATCTCTGAACTAAGGCATTATGCCCCAGCTGTGCCGATTGTGCTTGTGGGAACCAAACTTG ATTTACGGAACGATAGGCAATATCTGATAGATCATCCTGGGGCCGCACCAATCACGACTGCTCAG GGGGAGGAACTAAAGAAGATGATCGGTGCTGCTGTTTACTTAGAGTGCAGCTCCAAGACTCAGCAG AATGTGAAGGGTGTCTTTGATGCTGCAATCAAGGTTGTTTTGCAGCCTCCGAAGCCAAAGAAAAGGAGACAGAAGCGTAGGGCTCCTTGTGTGTTTCTCTAA
- the LOC133668652 gene encoding LOB domain-containing protein 2-like: protein MQRENNSDNNNNRTLVHPACASCKHQRKRCTEDCALAPYFPAEKTQEFQAVHKVFGVSNVVKLVKDVSEERRKETADSLVWEALCRQNDPVSGCYGKFKRLKEELDLYKTQHPSLNQSQNGQQQGGVVYNKQSPVMVYGINNRANGIGGGGLANNNMVSYGHDNENLIADSIQHNFHWDYVQSLDKSKRERDASSLLLPSPPPLPHHYSINGFNQQQYYLPGEFGSMESTLFMGEEDGHHSSL from the exons ATGCAAAGAGAGAATAACAGCGACAATAACAACAATCGTACGCTGGTTCATCCGGCATGCGCATCGTGCAAGCATCAACGGAAGAGGTGCACGGAGGATTGTGCATTGGCACCGTATTTTCCAGCAGAGAAAACCCAAGAATTTCAAGCTGTTCATAAAGTCTTTGGTGTTAGCAATGTTGTTAAATTAGTGAAAGATGTAAGTGAAGAGAGGCGAAAAGAGACGGCGGATTCATTGGTTTGGGAGGCTCTTTGTAGGCAAAATGATCCGGTTTCAGGCTGTTATGGGAAGTTCAAGAGATTAAAGGAAGAGCTTGACTTGTACAAAACTCAGCATCCGTCGCTAAACCAAAGCCAAAATGGACAGCAGCAGGGGGGCGTTGTGTATAACAAACAGTCTCCGGTGATGGTTTACGGGATAAATAATAGGGCGAACGGtattggaggaggaggattagcTAACAATAACATGGTAAGTTATGGCCATGACAATGAGAATTTGATTGCTGACTCAATCCAGCATAATTTCCATTGGGATTATGTGCAAAGTCTAGATAAATCAAAGCGAGAAAGAGATGCtagttctcttcttcttccatcaCCACCGCCGTTGCCACATCACTATTCCATCAATGGATTTAATCAACAACAATACTATCTTCCAG GCGAATTTGGTTCAATGGAAAGCACGCTCTTCATGGGAGAAGAAGATGGACACCATAGTTCCTTGTAG
- the LOC133667999 gene encoding glucosidase 2 subunit beta-like, with product MEITTQCTNANKLIPFIISLYFLGSSVQSLSPLLGIHPLDEKYFGSQVIKCKDGSKSFSRDRLNDNFCDCLDGSDEPGTSACPSGKFYCRNAGSTPKFIFSSRVNDQICDCCDGSDEYGSGINCPNTCVMGGDLEYKAGNYISHIDMKESKRGLILEELFQKARGLKVIIILQVVILACVVIYRIYYQRIKFKRRRLKKTTTMPHKPSAVP from the exons ATGGAGATAACTACCCAATGTACTAATGCCAACAAGTTGATTCCTTTTATCATCTCCCTGTATTTCCTTGGATCCTCTGTTCAGTCTCTTTCTCCTCTACTGGGCATCCACCCTTTAG ATGAGAAGTACTTTGGTTCGCAGGTGATAAAGTGCAAGGATGGTTCAAAGTCATTCAGTAGAGACCGTCTTAATGATAATTTCTGTGATTGTCTTGATGGGAGTGATGAGCCTG GAACTTCAGCCTGCCCAAGCGGAAAATTTTATTGCAGGAATGCAGGAAGTACAcctaagtttattttttcatcccGTGTAAATGATCAAATTTGTG ATTGCTGTGATGGAAGTGATGAATATGGTAGTGGCATCAATTGCCCCAACACCTGTGTCATGGGTGGAGATTTGGAGTACAAAGCTGGAAATTATATCTCACATATTGATATGAAAGAATCGAAAAGGGGACTTATTTTGGAGGAATTATTCCAGAAGGCTAGAG GATTGAAGGTGATAATCATCCTACAGGTGGTTATCCTAGCCTGTGTAGTGATTTACAGAATATATTATCAGCGGATCAAGTTCAAAAGAAGACGCTTGAAGAAAACCACCACCATGCCTCACAAACCATCTGCG GTTCCATAG